One genomic segment of Sulfurovum xiamenensis includes these proteins:
- a CDS encoding AraC family transcriptional regulator: MKQETLDKKIKISNDLMFYFYKHIETDINIDELADHFKINKFYMHKIFKEVFGRNIYESIKYIRLQKASNLLLTNKYSTISEVANECGYSSQTSFIRAFKERFSMTPNKWRKGGYKDYSHKILLQSPKAQASTASFEQIEPQIVKMPQQSAYYIRHRGYGYEKSKLTWQKIQTWIYQNELKDYMEMSLFHDNPTITPLDECHYVACIVPNDEKELKDQRLPSFNISGGVYAKFDFEGKRGDLLKLIHWVYHEWLPKSEYQTTTKPPYAVYHKNHYLNQDEEFAISFYLSIKF; the protein is encoded by the coding sequence ATGAAACAAGAAACTTTAGATAAGAAAATAAAAATCTCAAATGACTTAATGTTTTACTTCTATAAGCATATAGAGACAGATATCAACATTGATGAGCTTGCAGATCATTTCAAGATCAACAAATTTTATATGCATAAGATCTTTAAAGAAGTGTTTGGGCGAAATATTTATGAAAGTATTAAATATATTCGTCTTCAAAAAGCTTCTAATCTTTTGTTGACAAATAAATATTCGACTATTTCAGAGGTAGCCAATGAGTGTGGCTACAGCTCTCAAACCTCATTCATTCGTGCATTTAAAGAACGTTTTTCCATGACACCCAACAAGTGGAGAAAAGGTGGATATAAAGACTATTCGCATAAAATTCTCTTACAGTCACCAAAAGCACAAGCTTCTACAGCAAGTTTTGAACAAATAGAGCCTCAAATCGTGAAAATGCCCCAGCAAAGTGCATATTATATTCGCCACAGAGGCTATGGATACGAAAAATCAAAACTCACATGGCAAAAAATTCAAACTTGGATCTACCAAAATGAATTAAAAGACTATATGGAGATGTCACTTTTTCATGACAATCCGACCATCACACCACTGGATGAGTGTCATTATGTAGCATGTATAGTACCAAATGATGAAAAGGAGTTGAAAGATCAACGTCTTCCAAGTTTTAATATCTCTGGGGGTGTTTATGCCAAGTTTGATTTTGAAGGAAAAAGAGGAGATCTATTGAAGTTGATCCACTGGGTATATCATGAGTGGCTGCCAAAAAGTGAGTATCAGACAACAACAAAACCGCCTTATGCGGTCTATCACAAAAACCATTATCTTAATCAAGATGAGGAATTTGCGATCAGTTTTTATTTATCAATTAAATTTTAA